The Kribbella sp. HUAS MG21 genome includes the window AGCACGAGCACGCCGAGGGCAACGAGGCACTGCTCGCGCTGATGGAGGTCGAGGACACCGGCAGCGAGGAGTTCAGCGAAAAGCTGCACGAGTTGTCCGAGGCGCTCACGCATCACCTCGACGAGGAGGAGCGCGACGTGCTGAACCCGGCCCGTACGGAGGTTCCGGCCGACGTACGGCGGGAGCTAGGCGACACGTTCGCCCGGGAGCGTGCCCGGCTGATCGACTCCGGCTGCGGCGACATCGCGAACGTCCGGAAGGTCGTCGAGGCCGAGCAGCAGAAGTAGGCTGCCGGTCGTGGACGAACTCACCGCGGAGATCGAGGTGCCGGCGACCGCCGCTGTCGCGTTCGAGCTGTTCACCGACGAGTTCGGTCGCTGGTGGCCGCCGGAGTTCTCCTGGTCGGGTGCGGAACTGCTGACCGACATCGGGATCCTCGACGGCGTGCTGTACGAGCTCGGACCGCACGGATTGCAGTGGGACTGGGGACGGGTGCTCGTCTGGGAGCCCGCGCGGCGGTTCGTCTTCAGTTGGCAGATCGGGCCGGACCGGGTGCCGGTCCCCCGTGCCGAGGACGCGAGCGAGGTCGAGGTGACGTTCGACGGGTCGAGCGTCCGCGTCGCCCATCGCGGCTGGGAGCGGCACGGCGAGGCCGGCGAGGCCTACCGGGAGAACTTCCGCCAGGTCTGGCCTTACGCACTCGGCAGGTTCGCCGAACACGTCGCCAACAGCTCACAGCGCTAGCGTCAGCCCCTCCTCGGCGGCGATCACCTCACCGTCGAACACTTGCGACGCCTCCGCGACAGAGATTGACCGGTCCGACCCAGGCCAGAAGTGCGTCAGCAACAACCGCCGCGCTCCCCGCGCACCCTGGGCCGCTTCACCGGCCGTCATGACGTACCGCGGCTCGGTCCGCGGCGGCTCGCCCTGCAGCGTGGCATCCGAGATGAACAGGTCGGTCCCCTCGGCCAGCCGCCGCAGCTCAGGCGACGGCCCGCTGTCCCCGGTGTAGGCGACTGAGACCCCCGGCGCACTCAACCGCACACCGAGATTCGTCTTGTAATGCGGCAGTTCCACGGTCAGTACGTCGAACGGCCCGATCCGCGTGGTCGACGCCAAGTCCCGTACGGCGAACACCTCGGCCGGATCCGGATGCGGCTCGAGCGCACGCAGTACGTCGAGAACGCCCGGAGCACAGTGCAGCGCGATCGGGGGCGCGTCGGGCGCGTCGTAGTACCGGACCCTGGCGAGACCGCTGACGTCGACACAGTGGTCCGGGTGCTGGTGTGTCACCACGACCGCGTCGACCTCGCCGCGCGGGCAGTGCTCCAGCAGCCGCGGCAGGGCGGCGTACCCGAGATCGAGGACGACCCGGAAACCGTCGTACTCGAGCAGGAAACCCGCGCAGGCCCGGCCCGCCTCGGGCCAGGCGCCGCAGGAGCCGAGGACGGTCAGGGACCTCACGCGAACGACTGGTTCGTCGGGACGATGTCCTTGCCGAGCGGGACCAGTGAGATGGGGATCAGCTTGAAGTTCGCGACGCCGAGCGGGATGCCGACGATCGTCAGGCACAGCGCGATCCCGGTGACCAGGTGGCCGAGCGCCAGCCACCAGCCGGCGAAGACGATCCAGATCAGGTTGCCGAGCACGGCGCCCGCGCCGGCGCTGCGCTTGTCGACGATGGTCCGCCCGAACGGCCACAGCGTGTACCCGGCGATCCGGAACGACGCGATGCCGAACGGGATCGTGACGATCAGCACGCAGCAGATGATCCCGGCGACCGCGTACCCGACCGCCAGCCAGAACCCGGCCAGCACCAGCCAGATCAGGTTGAGAAGCGTCTTCATGTCTCCCAGCGTGCCAGCTGACGGGTGTGATCCCGTACGAGTTCGGCGACAAGTCCGGGATCGTTCCGGGGCATCCAGTGGGTACCCCTGACCACCCGCACCGTCAGGTTCGGCGCCCAGCGGGCGACATCGGTCTGCAGCGGCGTGGTGACGAAGGGGTCGCGGTCCGGCGAGACCGCGAGGACGGGGACATCGGTACGCCGTTCCGCGGGCCGGAGCAGGCGTGGGATGACGTTCGCGCGGTAGAGCTTCATGCCGTTGACGTAGTCGCCGAGCGCGCGGTTGTCGTCCGGCTGCTGCTTCTCCAGGCGGTTGAAGGCCCGGTGCGCCCAGCCTCGGCGCCAGCCGCGTTCGGGGAGCCAGGGCAGGTGGAAGTAGAAGATGTACCAGGAGTGCACCAGTTGCCGGACAACTGCGCGGTTGAGCCGGCGAATGAAGTACCCGGCATGATCGAGCGATGGCCCTGAGATCGAGGTGAACGACGCGATGCGGCCTCGCAGGGCCGGGTCGGTGACGAAGTGCCACGCCTGGATCGATCCCCAGTCGTGCGCGAGCACATGCACGCCCCGCGCCACCGGCTCCCCCGCCCGCGCCACCGGCTCCCCCGCCCGGGCCGGCGGCGTGTCCGCCCGGGCCGGTGTCACCGCGTCGACGACTGCTTCGAAGTCATTCTGCAGGCGGTCCAGGGAATATGCCGGCGTGGTGCTCGGGTGGTCGGATTCGCCGGCTCCTCGTACGTCGTACGTCACGACGTGGAAGTCGTCGGCGAGGAGCTCGGCGACCGGCCCCCACAGCGACGCGTTGTCCGGGTAGCCGTGGACGCAGATCAGCAGCGGTGCGTCGGGGTTGCCGTAGTCGTAGACGGCCAAGCGCGTCCCGTCCGCGCTAGTAACTGTCGACTTCGAGAGTCGCAAAGGTCATCCCCGCCTTCACCAGCCGCTCGCGCAGCGCAGGTCCCATGGCCGCGGCCGTCGTCGTCTGGCCGGCCGTCTCCGGTACGTCGTCCAGCGCCAGGCACAGCGCGCTCTCACCGAGCATCTTCGCGGTCTCGTCGTACCCGGGGTCACGTCCGGCGACCTCGGTGATCACCTGCTTGCCGCCACCGCGCCCGACGAAGCGGACGTTGAACCACGACCGCGCCCGCTGCTCGGCGCTCGGCCCGTCGCCGGGTTGCAGGCGGTTGAGCAGCGCGTTGCGGACCGGCGGGATCTGCGCGCCCAGCACCAGCAGGCCGACACCACCGATGCCCGCGGCAACAGTCGGCAGGTGCTTCAGGGCCGCGTAGTGCGAGTAGCGGAAGTCCGGCCCGTAGCGGTCGAGCAGCCGCGCCGAGTACCCGACGATCTGCGGGTCGACGGTCGGCAGCGGGACCGCCCAGAAGCCCTGCTGGCGATGAATGCTGCCGGGCACCGCGCGCGCCCTCCGGCCGACCGGCCGCACCTCGGCCGCTCGGCGCGCGCGATGCGCGTCCAGGTTCTGCTTCGGTCGCGAGAACGCCGTGATCGCCGTGTGGAAGGTCCCGCCCGACGGCCGCCCGCCCGCCCGCAGCAAACCGTCGACCTTGATCGGCACGTTCTCCGGCAACTGCTCGACGGTGTACTGCACGCCGAGGTCGTACGGGATCGAGTCGAAGCCGCACGCGTGGATGATCCGGGCGCCGGTCTGGGTCGCGCGCTCGTGGTAGCGCACGTACATCCGGTCGACGAACTCCGGCTCGCCGGTGAGGTCGAGGTACGCGGTCCCCGCCTCGGCGCAGGCCGCGACCAGCGGTTCGCCGTACTGGACGTACGGTCCGACGGTGGTGGCGACGATCTTGGTGGACTGGGCCAGCTCGCGCAGCGACCGC containing:
- a CDS encoding YccF domain-containing protein, whose protein sequence is MKTLLNLIWLVLAGFWLAVGYAVAGIICCVLIVTIPFGIASFRIAGYTLWPFGRTIVDKRSAGAGAVLGNLIWIVFAGWWLALGHLVTGIALCLTIVGIPLGVANFKLIPISLVPLGKDIVPTNQSFA
- a CDS encoding hemerythrin domain-containing protein, yielding MPKILPAEGGDVVEVILADHRWFEEALRELRDVRSDRSAVLADLATVLIAHAEAEESKVYPSLRRKDAIDAEEVEHSEHEHAEGNEALLALMEVEDTGSEEFSEKLHELSEALTHHLDEEERDVLNPARTEVPADVRRELGDTFARERARLIDSGCGDIANVRKVVEAEQQK
- a CDS encoding SRPBCC domain-containing protein, giving the protein MDELTAEIEVPATAAVAFELFTDEFGRWWPPEFSWSGAELLTDIGILDGVLYELGPHGLQWDWGRVLVWEPARRFVFSWQIGPDRVPVPRAEDASEVEVTFDGSSVRVAHRGWERHGEAGEAYRENFRQVWPYALGRFAEHVANSSQR
- a CDS encoding MBL fold metallo-hydrolase; translated protein: MRSLTVLGSCGAWPEAGRACAGFLLEYDGFRVVLDLGYAALPRLLEHCPRGEVDAVVVTHQHPDHCVDVSGLARVRYYDAPDAPPIALHCAPGVLDVLRALEPHPDPAEVFAVRDLASTTRIGPFDVLTVELPHYKTNLGVRLSAPGVSVAYTGDSGPSPELRRLAEGTDLFISDATLQGEPPRTEPRYVMTAGEAAQGARGARRLLLTHFWPGSDRSISVAEASQVFDGEVIAAEEGLTLAL
- a CDS encoding alpha/beta fold hydrolase, which codes for MRLSKSTVTSADGTRLAVYDYGNPDAPLLICVHGYPDNASLWGPVAELLADDFHVVTYDVRGAGESDHPSTTPAYSLDRLQNDFEAVVDAVTPARADTPPARAGEPVARAGEPVARGVHVLAHDWGSIQAWHFVTDPALRGRIASFTSISGPSLDHAGYFIRRLNRAVVRQLVHSWYIFYFHLPWLPERGWRRGWAHRAFNRLEKQQPDDNRALGDYVNGMKLYRANVIPRLLRPAERRTDVPVLAVSPDRDPFVTTPLQTDVARWAPNLTVRVVRGTHWMPRNDPGLVAELVRDHTRQLARWET
- a CDS encoding saccharopine dehydrogenase NADP-binding domain-containing protein — translated: MYDVVLLGASGFTGALTAEYLAKNAPDGLRWAVAGRNKSKLERFGRDVLYADVTDPRSLRELAQSTKIVATTVGPYVQYGEPLVAACAEAGTAYLDLTGEPEFVDRMYVRYHERATQTGARIIHACGFDSIPYDLGVQYTVEQLPENVPIKVDGLLRAGGRPSGGTFHTAITAFSRPKQNLDAHRARRAAEVRPVGRRARAVPGSIHRQQGFWAVPLPTVDPQIVGYSARLLDRYGPDFRYSHYAALKHLPTVAAGIGGVGLLVLGAQIPPVRNALLNRLQPGDGPSAEQRARSWFNVRFVGRGGGKQVITEVAGRDPGYDETAKMLGESALCLALDDVPETAGQTTTAAAMGPALRERLVKAGMTFATLEVDSY